The genomic stretch ACGAACCACCAAGAAGATAATTTTCATTTAATCGTAAGGTATCTTCTGTTACTCGTTCATTATTTATATATAGACCTCCGTTTTTAATAAGTCGTTTCCCTTCTCCTTTGCTTTCCAATATCCCTGTATGGATTAGTAAATCCAATAAAAACTGATTTTCTGTTATATAATTTATTGGAGCCTCTGCATGAGGAACATCACTGAAAACATCTTCCAATACCGAAAGTTCTAACTGATGCAAATCACCTCCAAACATTGCTTCACTGGCACGAATAGCACTCTGGAGAGCCGTTTCCCCATGTACCATTCTTGTTATTTCCCGTGCTAAAGCCTTTTGTCCTGCCCTTTTGTGAGGTTCTGTTTGAACCTGTTTTTCCAGTGCCTCTATTTCTTCCGCAGATAGTAATGTGAAATACCGTAGATATTTTGGAGTGTCGGCATCTGCTTGATTAATCCAGAATTGATAAAAGCGATAGGGTGTTGTTTTGTTCGCATCGAGCCAGATATTCCCGGACTCCGTTTTTCCAAATTTTGTGCCGTCTGCTTTTGTAACCAGAGGAAGCGTTAGTCCATAGGTCTCTTTTCCTAACAATCGGCGAGTTAATTCCATACCGGAAACAATGTTGCCCCATTGGTCAGACCCGCCTATTTGAAGTCGGCAATCAAAATTCTTACACAGATGCAGATAGTCATAAGATTGTAAAAGACAATAAGTAAACTCCGTGTAAGAAATTCCATGTTCACGGTCTTCCAATCGTTGCCGTATAGCGTCTTTTGTCAGCATTACATTCACACTAAAATGTTTCCCGATGTCCCTTAAAAAATCCAATAGATGTAATTCACAGAGCCAATCCGCATTATTAACCATGATAGCCGAACTATTCCCTTCAAAGGAGATAAAGTGAGAAAGTTGTTTTTTTATACCTTGAGCATTCTTTTCTATATCCTCTTTACTTTGGAGTTGCCGTTCATCCTTCTTTCCACTGGGGTCGCCTATAAGTCCCGTGCCTCCACCTATAAGGACAATGGGCTTATGTCCCCATCGTTGAAAATGAACCAATCCCATAATAGGTAATAAACTTCCAATATGTAAACTATCTGATGTGGGGTCAAAACCGCAATACAATGTAAACTTTTCTTGATGCAGTTTTTCTGCAAGTTCCGGATGTGTTGTCTGATGTATCATTCCACGCCATTGAAGTTCTTCAAATAAAGTTTTAAATGCCATAACTACTTATCCTTTAATAAATCAAAAAAGAATTGTTAAAGACCGATTATAGTATAATATGAGAAAAGAACCGATGAATGTTAGAAATTATAACAATTTTATATTATAATTTTACATTAGAAAGGTTATTTTTAAAATAACGAGATTTACAAAAATATAAGGAAATGAGACATTTTTCACAGGAAAAATGTTGACAAAAGACATTAAAAAATTATACTATTTTAGTATGTTGTAAAATAAAAAGATTGACGAAAAAACTTGACAAAAAACGAAAAAAATAGTTTTAATAGAACTTTTCATATTCACAATTCAATAACTGTGTTTTATGGAATTAAAGAAGATAGGATTTAAGTTTATGGAAAGAAAAAATATCTCATATCCCGTGGTAGTATTTTTACTATTGGCACTTGTTATAGGGGGAGTGAGTTGTAAAAAGCCTCCTGCAAACAAAGAACCAATTGCACAATTTTCTGCTTCACCTAAAGAAGGAAATGAACCTTTAATAGTCCAGTTTAATGACCTTTCTGTATCGGAAGACTCTCCTATAGTGTCTTGGTATTGGGATTTTGGAGATGGAGAGACCAGTAACCTGCCCAATCCAAGAAAAACTTATTATCACAATCCGAAAGATGGCAATAACCCCAGTCTATATACAGTGCGATTAATTATCTCTACGGGCAGAGGTCTTACAGAACGAAAAGAAGTTAATTATATCCGAGTAAATCCGGGCACAACCTTCTCTGTTATTGACCCACAGCAATCTGTGTATAATGGTGTGGCTTCCGGTTATGGCGTAAATGTCAGAATTCCCCAAGGTGCTCTTACCGCAAAAACTACATTTAGCATCTACGAAACGAAAGAGACCAAACAATTTAGTTTTACAGAACCGATGGAATTGGTATCTTCTTTCTATCGTATTGCTCACAATGCAAAAACAGAAAATCTTTTTGCAAAAAGTAGCGATAATAAAATAGTTTCCACTACATTAGAAATTCCTTTGTTCCCCGGTGAAGAAAGTAGAACTGACCGCCCTGCCAATAGATATTTAATATTGGCTCTTTTAGATGACGGCTCAATAGTTCCTATTTTAGGGGAAAAACAAGGAACTTATGCTATTGCTCGAATAACAGGATTACCCTATCAAGCAACTTATGTTGTAGGTTTTTTCCCCACGGCATCAATTATTGATGTCCCCGTAACAGTTCCTGAAGATGCAAAATTAAATTATCCGTGGAATCTCAAATGGCGTATTTTTGGTTCAATGCCTGTAATTAAACAACTGGTTGCCTTAGAAAAAGGAAGCATGGAAAATCCTAATTCCTTTTATAATGAAAACTTTTCAGATGCGGTAATATCCGATAGCCTGACGAAACTTGCCACTAAAATAGCAGGAGTTTATGTCGAATATATCGCTTCGGGAATGAGAAATCCCATTTTAGTAGACCAGGATGGAGCCTATGGCGTTGTATTCTTTAATATGAATTCCAACTATACATCAGAATATGAGGATTTTAATCAACTTGCAATTGCCAACCGCAAATTTGGAAATATTGTTATTGACCCAAAACAACTTTTAATGGTATCTATTCATAATGCCTTAACTGCCTTAAACGATACTACCAATACCGATATAAAACAAAAATTTACCCCTTATAACATTTTCGCACAATATCTTTTCTATTCTTGTTTTGATAACTATCAATTCCCTGACCTTACAATTCCTGACCCATCGAATATTGATATATATGGAAAACCACAAATGGTCTCATACTTTAAAGGGATTCGTGAGTCCATTGCGATTTATTTAGGTCAACGAGCAGACCGTGTCGTCGAAGAGATTGAAGCAAAATCAACAAAAGCCGATACTGCCCGAACATGGGCTCGTTCTTTTGAAGAAAATGAATATCTTGATTTATCGCAGGCTCTTTTCCAGCCTGTTTCGATGAAAACTAAAAATTATTACAATGCGGGACATGAATTTTGGGTATATCTTGAACGAAAACTTACAGATATCCCAATACTTGCTTTAATTGGTGCTTCAGGTGACCCTTATGGTGGTTTTCTCCAAGAATTAGAAAAAGTATTCAAAGAAAGTGTTAAGCCTCAACAGGTGGTAAATTATGAATTAGCAACTACACTTACTTATGCTACTTTAGACGCTGTAATTCATGCAGCAACAGATGAAAAAGAAAGACTATCGGATTTGTATTGGTATTATGTTCGCGGTAGGTCTGCAGAAAAATTTGAAGAAACTGTGTTGCGTAATTCGGATAATAACAGCAAACCCTTTGTATTTAAT from Candidatus Hydrogenedens sp. encodes the following:
- the tyrS gene encoding tyrosine--tRNA ligase — translated: MAFKTLFEELQWRGMIHQTTHPELAEKLHQEKFTLYCGFDPTSDSLHIGSLLPIMGLVHFQRWGHKPIVLIGGGTGLIGDPSGKKDERQLQSKEDIEKNAQGIKKQLSHFISFEGNSSAIMVNNADWLCELHLLDFLRDIGKHFSVNVMLTKDAIRQRLEDREHGISYTEFTYCLLQSYDYLHLCKNFDCRLQIGGSDQWGNIVSGMELTRRLLGKETYGLTLPLVTKADGTKFGKTESGNIWLDANKTTPYRFYQFWINQADADTPKYLRYFTLLSAEEIEALEKQVQTEPHKRAGQKALAREITRMVHGETALQSAIRASEAMFGGDLHQLELSVLEDVFSDVPHAEAPINYITENQFLLDLLIHTGILESKGEGKRLIKNGGLYINNERVTEDTLRLNENYLLGGS